The following is a genomic window from Aricia agestis chromosome 12, ilAriAges1.1, whole genome shotgun sequence.
ttattttttacaaaattatggCAACAACCTGTGGTATTCAGCcgagtttttgtttttttccaGCACATAAAAGGACTTTGGCTTACCGTTGCCAGAGTAATACTTTCTGAAGGAAGACTTTTTGGATGGCACGTAATAAGCCAGCGCCTCCAGAGAATTAGGATGCCCTTTCGGCCATGTCGGAGTGCTTTCTACGTTGACTACGTCATCATCAGCCAGCCTAGCCTGGGGTCTGCTCTTCGCTAATTTACTGAGCACCGGAAGATTCCAGTGGTAGACCCTAGCGGGTTTGCCGTTGCTGGTCATCTGTAGCGGGAGGGTCCTGGCCGCGGCAGGTGCCGGGTCTACCAGGCTATAGTAGTTGGTGTTGGGCGGAAGTTTGATGACGTACATCCGGGAGTCTCCGGTCGCATGCCGTCTCCCTTGCTCCGCGAGTCTCTTTCTGTGGTGCGCGGCGGGAATTCGGAGTTTCTTCATGCCTAGCGAGCTGAGGAGCTCATGGGTGGTGGGGTCTTTCTTGCCAAGAGTAAGGTTGTCGTTTGCGGACGATGCGGCAGTCACGCACGAAACTACTACTAACAGTAGTAGACCGGTCAGTCtggaaaagaaagaaaatatttgTTAGGCAAAAGTATATCGCATCGTAAAAGTCTGGATGGCCTGACTGGAAAGATAATAGACTATTTCGTGTAGATTTTTCTCGCAGTTTGTTTCTCACAAAAGAAAATCGGCAGTCCCGgaaaacatacatttttctgggtGTAGattttagacataatattattttcggaGCTGGTAGTTTCTGTTAAATAGTGATCTGCAGTATTCGTCagcatacttactaataaagataatagtttaggcagcgtattTAATTATAACTAGCATAGCAGCttattaatttataagttaAAACAGATGCAGGCGCGGTTGCAGCCGTTTTGGAGGGGGTcgctcactagtcactacactaaaaatttatcgatattataggataactagaaatttacttttattatttggcaagattttgagattttcaatttgaccttagattggggggggggtcatgtcctcTGTGGGCTGTGTGTAGGTAACCCCCGCCTGAGTAAGTATGAAATTTTTGATGTAAATATGTGACTTTTCCAATACACCAGACGAAGACAAATAATTAACTTTGTATTTTATTCTCTGTgtaaatagttatttaatattaacaggttggtgaaattgggaccAAACATAGGTGCATTCCACAAATGCACCGTTACCAACTTTATGACTAGTTAAAACAGTTATTTGACGGACCCCGCCATAACGTATTAGTTGGCAATGTTGGCATTACTTGTTCCCAGACAGTCAACAAACAACATTACCGTAAAAGTTTATTCAGAAAATGTTATATAAACACCGGCTTTCATCTAACGTTTTATGAGTTATGATTTTAGTGTTTGCGGTGCAGGTAATAAAGGCGGTATTTGCGTGATATAAAATAGCAATTGACAAGTCGAGTTGTTTGCTATGTTCACCAGCTAGGCACTCGAACAAATAAGGCTCTTATATATCTCTCTGGGAGTACGAGATGGGTTAAACAACAAAAATTTGTGTTACGAATTGAAaactaatctaatatataaaaaataagttgggtttccttcctgacgctccagcctgcctagcatacgtcaacgagatatctcactctacatgttgtCTCGTTTgttggtttgtctcttcatctctattgaccctagcatgacaaacatttttttctcgcgtagatctatcatcgaaataacacatttttacattatgagacgagtagtttttaattatctcgagagtgagatatctcgttggcgtatgctaggcaggcagataactccagaacgcacgaaccgatttccacggttttgcattcgttggaaaggtctcgagctccgtgaggtctatagaaaaaaaaactttaagagaaaagcaggaaaacagggaaaatcgttttatggcaaaacaacgtttgccgggacagctagtaagttaTAATAATCTACCTCATACCTGCCTACCTGttataaaatagaataatttttcttttcTGTTTATTAATcttataaagcaaaaaaaagtTTCTACTGATGTTCAACTTTATTTGCTAAAGAGTTCTAGCTATttgtatttttagtttttacttagATTTGGTAAGATAAAGCAAACGGTAGTTACTTTAATAACAGCTGATAAGTTTAATAACACCTTACACCGCCGCGCAGTCAACAGAAACACAGgcccgattttgataaaatttggaatTCACATAGAGGAGACCACGAGGAAGGATACAgtacaggatactttttatcgcggaaaaatgtacgattaccgAGTGATCTTTTCCACGGGCTGGGCCGCGCACAACcaagttatataatatagttaataataatatacctaattaacatttaacatgTTTCATGCCGATTGCCTATGTTTTATGCCTATACAAGTCTATTCTGTGAGTTAAAGGCTGATTTTATGAAGGCTTCATTGtagtagactgtagagtatTTAGCAAACACATGCGAAATGCGGGCGCTGAGTCAAGGGCTTAGTACAGTTTGCAACATagcataaaaattttaaaattggttgtaacttgtattgtTTACCTATCTACTAAAAAATCAGCACGGATTTCTGTCAGCGCTGCTGACctgtgaactctatacaagggactctatacatgtcgcagtcgactggttaaaatagccgttcaatcaaacggctagccctttgactgaacaatgcctttcaatcacacggctatacgtcgtttagccgactcttgctgactgcaacgttcaacactacagctacaagacgcttagctaactggttaaattgcaaattaactaaggtaaccattagtttagtattattattacacaagctcattttgaacacaattgtaataaataccttggtgatgcatttcattATCCCGTAATTTATCCtcaaatatttctttaaattttgattAACTCATAATACCTACATATGTGCCCTCATAATTATTTCTGTCTCTTTATTAACACttgtatatttacaaaaaatatctaCTTAATTAATACAACCACAACACACCGGCTAGTttacgccatattgtaaacaaaacgtaCCTATAGTGTCGCAGTGGTGAGCGAACTAATTCAATAAAACggctgcttttgaatcagctgtagttaGATCGAcgcaaatattcaaataaaatgctagacgtgtgattgaatggcgttgttcagtaaAAGGGGTAGCGCCCCTGGTTGCCGTTTTAACCAGATGGCTGCGAAATACACATTATAAAGTAATAAGTATTAtctattatcactttattttgttaaactcaaaagtaacgaaaataattttgtgtaagtaaatattaGGTGATACTGCACCAGTCTGTGCCAATAGTCAAAGGTACTTCTACACTATAACCTAGCTAGACATGGtacgaaacataataattaggtctagactttttttttatgaaataagggggcatacgagcaaaacggttcacctgatggaaagcaacttccgtcgcccatggacactcgcagcatcagaagagctgcaggtgcgctgccggccttttaagagagaatagggtaataggggagggtaaggatgggatgggaagggaatagggtaggggattgggcttccggtaaactcactcactcggcgaaacacagcgcaagttctgtttcacgccggttttctgtgagaacgtggtatttctccggtcgagccggcccattcgtgccgaagcatggctctcccacgtataaaactctagactctagaatctagactctagagtctaggttatttaactttaaaggtttttattttttaacttaccTAAGTAAGGTTGGATTACATTAAACAATAAATTGCCGCTGTCAAATTAAAAGAAAGTTGTTCTGAATGCGTTTTCTGACTGTACACTTAGTAGTTACTTAGTACAGTTTACATTCACAAGAATGCaatgtagtaactagtaacttTGTAATTTTCTGTGGTCTGTGCTACGACTATTTTATAGCACGTAATAAAGAAAGGCATTTGGATACGAAACAAACGACTCTTGGACAGTGGTCTATTTAAATATACCTCTACTTACTGAAGAATTTTCCATGAATCATAGAACATTCTTTCTAGAATTTTCCATGACTCACAAAACATTTCATTCAGACTATGTGTTGAGGTGGGGAACCTTAACCCTACGAGCAATTACATGTTTTTCTCCAGGCTATTTGCTCAAAAATGGCCACTGGAAAATGGAAAATGCTCTATGAATGGCAGAGCTTAGAAACGCGCACTTCTATTTTCTTAGATATTGTAGATGTTTTGTGGATGGTTCGATAAATACAAATCTGGAATTTTGTATTCAAATTATTGACcctcgtttttattattcgtagtttgacCCCGTCTTTTCGTACTCTTGGGATCGATGTcgacttttgcatttttttaagaaCACAACTCACAAGCCATATCAGAACTTCGGTTGtgtctatttttttatattaaatgtctaaaatttatttatttatttatttatttatttattatggtacAGTTACAGACCACAGAATAACAacatacagtaaaataacattaacaaCACACGGCATTTAGACTGAGGTCCAATTACAACTACACCAGCATTGAAGGTAACAATATTAGTATAAGATTTACTTAGAGAAAGACAGggaaaacacaaaacaaaatagAACTAAAAACTAGAACTAGACATCAACTCGCCACAATAAcaacaaagtataaaataaataaaaatatatcctacAGTAGGTAATACAATTCTAAAGacttaaaaactaaaactaaactCTGAAGGCCATCAACACATATTGTTAAACATTTAGATGTTAGGGTCCTTGGCTAGATCACGTTTAAATGCAATCAGACTACAATTGAAAATATCTTTAtcatggcatattttattatacgtatTACAAATTCTATGCAACGGATTATTTTTGGACACATTATTATATGTTAGTGGTACACTAAATAGCTGTTGAATACGTACGGATCGAGTAGGGATCTTAAATGACAACTGCTCTAAAAGAACAGTGTCCATAAGAccattaacaattttgtaaagaATACCAAGATCAGCAATCTGTCTTCGTTTCTCAAGGCTTAGGAGACCAAATTTATTGATCCGATCAAGATAATCCGGCAACTTCCTTCGCATACCACATCTACTACTTAGTACCCTGACAAATCTTCTCTGAACTGCTTCAATTCTGTCGATATGAACACTATACATAGGCGACCATACAGATGAACAGTACTCAAGAATACTTCTAACTAGGGCTACATAAAGTAAGATCCAAGTACAAGGGTTCTTAAAAGGCTTGCTGTCCGAGAAACAAATGACAGCATATTATGGGCCCTGCTGCATATGGAGTCATAG
Proteins encoded in this region:
- the LOC121732505 gene encoding uncharacterized protein LOC121732505; protein product: MQNVIRLTGLLLLVVVSCVTAASSANDNLTLGKKDPTTHELLSSLGMKKLRIPAAHHRKRLAEQGRRHATGDSRMYVIKLPPNTNYYSLVDPAPAAARTLPLQMTSNGKPARVYHWNLPVLSKLAKSRPQARLADDDVVNVESTPTWPKGHPNSLEALAYYVPSKKSSFRKYYSGNGKPKSFYVLEKNKNSAEYHRLLP